Proteins encoded in a region of the Paenibacillus sp. W2I17 genome:
- the ftsW gene encoding putative lipid II flippase FtsW encodes MKQQTAQTKTKRGTPDFQLLILTLLLVGFGLVMVFSSSSSIAIASERFNNDALYFTKKQLMWAIIGLFGMFFAMNIRFNKYKKLYAPFFLLTTVMLVIVLVTGAVLNGARSWIHIFGFSLQPAEFAKIAIILYLSALITKKGEKFRVFKTGYVPVLFIVGFIAGLIMLQPDFGTTFILVSTCGLLIYAGGASMKHILGSILLVVLGGALAFGANSLFSSMSPSDTTTATTAVTAEQNYKIGRIQAFLDPLSDINGGSLNLYRSLVAIGDGGMTGSGIGQGTMKLHYLPNAYNDFIFSVIGEELGFIGSALFLLVYLYFIWRGIIVSLRCPDPFGTLVGIGIMGLIAIQAFINIGGVTQTIPVTGVTLPFISYGGTSLFVMMVAMGILLSISRTNNLDVIKEEKTKSVTVQTQTRTSPALRSRESIRRIR; translated from the coding sequence ATGAAACAACAAACGGCCCAAACGAAAACGAAGAGAGGCACGCCGGATTTTCAACTGCTAATCCTCACTTTATTGTTGGTGGGCTTTGGACTGGTGATGGTATTCAGCTCCAGTTCCAGCATTGCAATCGCAAGCGAAAGATTTAACAATGATGCCCTTTACTTCACGAAAAAACAACTTATGTGGGCGATTATCGGTCTATTTGGCATGTTTTTTGCCATGAATATCCGCTTCAACAAGTACAAAAAGCTCTATGCACCCTTTTTCCTGCTTACTACGGTCATGCTGGTAATTGTGTTGGTCACAGGCGCGGTATTAAACGGCGCACGAAGCTGGATTCACATTTTTGGTTTCAGTCTTCAGCCTGCGGAATTCGCAAAAATTGCTATCATTCTCTATCTCTCTGCTCTTATTACCAAAAAAGGTGAGAAATTCAGGGTTTTCAAGACAGGTTATGTTCCCGTCTTGTTCATCGTTGGATTCATCGCAGGGCTGATTATGCTGCAACCAGACTTCGGTACCACCTTCATTCTGGTGTCCACCTGTGGTCTCTTGATCTATGCCGGTGGAGCCAGTATGAAACATATCCTGGGTTCGATTCTCCTGGTTGTACTCGGTGGGGCACTGGCGTTTGGAGCGAATTCCCTGTTTTCTTCCATGTCTCCTTCCGACACAACGACTGCTACAACAGCAGTGACTGCGGAGCAGAACTACAAGATCGGACGTATTCAGGCTTTTCTTGATCCATTATCCGATATTAATGGTGGAAGTCTTAACCTCTACCGTTCTCTTGTTGCCATTGGTGATGGCGGCATGACAGGTTCCGGGATTGGACAAGGTACGATGAAGCTGCACTATTTGCCAAATGCGTATAATGACTTTATTTTCTCCGTAATTGGGGAAGAACTCGGATTCATCGGAAGTGCATTATTCCTGCTTGTTTACCTGTACTTCATCTGGCGCGGAATTATTGTCTCTCTCCGCTGTCCCGATCCATTCGGAACATTGGTCGGCATAGGTATCATGGGACTGATTGCGATTCAAGCATTTATCAACATTGGTGGTGTAACTCAGACCATTCCGGTGACGGGGGTCACGCTTCCGTTTATCAGTTATGGGGGTACCTCACTCTTTGTAATGATGGTTGCCATGGGCATTCTGCTCAGTATCTCACGCACCAACAATCTGGACGTGATCAAGGAAGAGAAAACCAAGTCCGTAACTGTACAGACACAGACTCGTACCTCTCCTGCTCTTCGTTCACGGGAGTCCATCCGTCGGATTCGATAA
- a CDS encoding aminopeptidase, with protein MKDPRIQKLAANLVGYSVDVQPGENVLVEMIGSERDLINAIIEEVGKKGGNVFVQLTDKTVQRAMLKNATEEMMKTWAEIDLNRMKQMDCYIGIRAGENVNDLSDVPEEKMKMYNSLYSHPVHSEQRVKHTKWVVLRYPNASMAQLANTSTEAFEDFYFDVCNLDYAKMDKAQDSLANLMKRTDKVRITGPGTELSFSIKDIGAEKCSGQKNIPDGEVYSAPVRNSVNGTISYNSPTLYNGVTFENIKFTFKDGKIVEATSNDTERLNEILNSDEGARHIGEFAIGFNPHILHPMKDILFDEKIAGSLHFTPGQAYEETDNGNRSSIHWDLVLIQRPDYGGGEIYFDDVLIRKDGIFVIPELECLNPDRLK; from the coding sequence ATGAAAGACCCAAGAATTCAAAAGCTTGCAGCAAACCTGGTGGGCTATTCAGTAGATGTACAGCCTGGTGAAAATGTATTGGTTGAGATGATTGGATCGGAACGTGATCTGATTAACGCCATTATTGAAGAGGTAGGAAAAAAAGGTGGTAACGTCTTTGTACAGTTGACCGATAAAACCGTACAGCGTGCGATGCTGAAAAATGCCACAGAAGAAATGATGAAAACATGGGCAGAGATTGATCTGAACCGTATGAAACAGATGGATTGTTATATCGGTATTCGTGCGGGAGAAAATGTGAATGATCTGTCCGATGTGCCGGAAGAAAAAATGAAAATGTACAATTCATTGTACTCCCACCCGGTACATAGTGAACAACGTGTCAAACATACGAAATGGGTTGTACTGCGTTACCCTAACGCAAGTATGGCGCAACTCGCCAATACAAGTACAGAAGCGTTCGAAGATTTCTACTTCGACGTATGTAACCTGGATTACGCCAAAATGGACAAAGCGCAGGACTCGCTTGCTAACCTGATGAAGCGGACGGATAAAGTTCGTATCACCGGACCAGGAACAGAGCTGAGCTTCTCCATTAAAGATATCGGTGCAGAGAAATGTTCTGGCCAAAAAAATATCCCGGATGGCGAAGTGTACAGTGCCCCTGTGCGTAATTCCGTGAACGGAACGATTAGTTATAACTCGCCAACCCTGTACAATGGAGTGACTTTTGAAAATATCAAGTTCACGTTCAAGGATGGCAAAATTGTTGAAGCGACAAGTAACGATACAGAGCGTTTGAATGAAATCCTGAATTCGGATGAGGGTGCTCGTCATATCGGTGAATTCGCGATTGGATTTAACCCGCATATTCTTCATCCGATGAAAGATATCCTGTTTGATGAAAAAATCGCAGGCAGCTTACACTTTACGCCAGGTCAGGCGTATGAAGAAACCGACAATGGCAACCGCTCGTCTATCCACTGGGATCTCGTATTGATCCAGCGTCCGGATTATGGCGGCGGAGAGATTTATTTTGACGATGTGCTGATTCGTAAAGACGGTATCTTTGTCATTCCTGAGCTGGAATGCTTGAATCCGGACCGTTTGAAGTAG
- a CDS encoding HPr family phosphocarrier protein, which translates to MSSNNAAVVEIAQTAGKFTSSIVLHSENKYIDVKSILGLFTTLISTHSYELHVHGPDAVEAKAAMSEVFAKHGLNVSIASE; encoded by the coding sequence ATGTCGAGTAATAACGCGGCTGTAGTAGAAATTGCTCAAACAGCAGGCAAGTTTACTTCTTCAATCGTGCTTCATTCGGAGAACAAGTATATCGATGTGAAAAGTATTCTCGGATTGTTTACAACGCTGATCAGCACGCACAGCTATGAACTGCATGTTCATGGTCCAGATGCAGTTGAAGCGAAAGCAGCCATGTCAGAAGTATTTGCCAAGCATGGACTGAATGTAAGCATCGCATCTGAGTAA
- a CDS encoding YugN family protein produces MIFENTGLDGLKSDLAYLDESAEKVGFVRWQWEYYRATYDYKIEDEQTNSEYFVRINTRAVEGKLEKPDTVLAVEAVYLGKATFPHGLDYDSSVPQPVVKLAAEKLQQLKELLEA; encoded by the coding sequence ATGATTTTTGAGAATACAGGCTTGGATGGCTTGAAGAGCGACTTGGCATACCTGGATGAGAGCGCCGAGAAAGTCGGATTTGTCCGGTGGCAATGGGAATATTACCGTGCTACATATGACTACAAAATTGAAGATGAACAAACCAACTCAGAATACTTTGTACGCATTAATACCCGCGCAGTGGAAGGAAAATTGGAAAAACCGGATACCGTTCTTGCTGTTGAAGCAGTGTACCTTGGCAAAGCCACTTTCCCTCACGGCCTGGATTATGACTCTTCCGTTCCGCAACCAGTCGTGAAGCTGGCAGCCGAAAAATTACAGCAGCTTAAAGAACTGCTGGAAGCATAG
- a CDS encoding M20 family metallopeptidase yields MTNNIWWEDLQIHMVEWRRHLHRNPEVSFHEEKTSSFVADMLESFGVEVRRHVGGHGVIGTIRGDKPGPVVMLRADMDALPIQDEKNIEYASQQAGAMHACGHDGHISTLLGTALYFSRHKQEIRGEIRFLFQPAEELLPGGAVQVIEDGALEGVDVIYGIHLWTPLPVGVVASKAGPMMAAADDFYIEIKGKGGHGGMPQSTIDSLIAGSALVMQLQTVVSRSVDPLQPAVLTIGTMQAGSAQNVIAEQCKMSGTVRTFDEETRNGMKERVLTMVAQTGAAYGAETQVKYIMGYPPVVNDEQETARFFREATELFGAERVQASPMLMPAEDFAYYLQKVPGCFMFVGAGNPDKNAIYPHHHPMFDFDEDAMQTAVKLFIAMAKGYTAE; encoded by the coding sequence ATGACTAATAATATATGGTGGGAAGATCTGCAGATCCACATGGTGGAATGGCGGCGTCACCTTCATCGCAATCCAGAGGTTTCCTTTCATGAGGAGAAGACATCCTCTTTTGTAGCGGATATGTTGGAGAGTTTTGGCGTTGAAGTGAGGCGTCATGTTGGTGGTCACGGGGTCATTGGTACAATCCGTGGGGACAAGCCGGGTCCTGTCGTCATGCTGCGAGCCGATATGGACGCACTGCCAATTCAGGATGAGAAGAATATCGAGTATGCTTCACAACAAGCAGGAGCGATGCATGCATGCGGTCACGATGGTCATATCTCAACCCTGCTCGGTACGGCATTGTATTTCAGCCGTCATAAGCAGGAGATCCGAGGCGAGATTCGCTTTTTGTTCCAGCCAGCAGAAGAATTGCTTCCGGGCGGTGCAGTCCAGGTCATTGAGGACGGTGCGCTTGAAGGTGTGGATGTCATATATGGCATTCATCTGTGGACCCCGCTGCCTGTAGGTGTTGTTGCCAGTAAAGCAGGACCGATGATGGCTGCGGCGGACGATTTTTACATTGAGATCAAAGGCAAAGGTGGACATGGCGGGATGCCACAATCCACGATAGATAGTCTTATCGCGGGTTCTGCGCTTGTGATGCAGCTTCAGACCGTTGTCAGTCGTTCGGTGGATCCATTACAACCGGCGGTGCTGACCATTGGTACAATGCAGGCAGGCTCGGCTCAGAATGTAATTGCAGAGCAATGCAAAATGAGCGGTACGGTAAGAACATTTGATGAAGAGACCCGAAACGGGATGAAAGAGCGCGTGCTTACCATGGTAGCCCAGACAGGGGCAGCCTATGGGGCAGAGACGCAAGTGAAATATATTATGGGATATCCGCCTGTGGTGAATGATGAACAAGAGACAGCACGTTTCTTCAGAGAGGCTACAGAATTATTTGGGGCAGAACGAGTGCAAGCATCCCCGATGCTGATGCCAGCGGAAGATTTCGCGTATTATCTGCAGAAGGTTCCAGGGTGCTTTATGTTTGTTGGAGCAGGCAACCCGGATAAAAATGCGATCTATCCGCATCATCATCCGATGTTTGATTTTGATGAAGACGCGATGCAGACGGCCGTGAAATTATTTATCGCCATGGCCAAAGGTTACACAGCAGAATGA
- a CDS encoding YlaN family protein: protein MTSSDLQDQLNLKAISLLQEDADKIQKLIEVQMENLATRYCPLYEEVLDTQMYGFSKEVDFAVRAGLLPEGAGKQLVSALERNLAILYEALNKKNEQ from the coding sequence ATGACTTCATCTGATCTGCAGGACCAGCTGAATTTGAAAGCGATCAGTCTTCTTCAAGAAGATGCAGATAAAATACAGAAGCTTATTGAAGTACAGATGGAGAATCTGGCTACCCGCTACTGCCCTCTCTATGAGGAAGTATTGGATACACAGATGTATGGGTTCTCCAAAGAAGTTGATTTTGCTGTTCGTGCAGGGCTCCTTCCAGAAGGTGCAGGTAAGCAGCTGGTTAGCGCGCTTGAGCGGAATTTAGCAATTCTATATGAAGCCTTGAACAAGAAGAATGAGCAATAG
- a CDS encoding sensor domain-containing diguanylate cyclase — translation MLEHLRSLPASLNSRSSGDSASFAAPHSHEEHVLWMQKMDITPFDFSYLGSLLEQAYSDWNSKVGSRLARTSTFYSVWNTEGDCIGYDSYHEADPGVNARRLVLECLDKRQVLSLKGTSEHGQYLIITHPLFSRTNKDMFAVFTAVIYESNGYETSEAVVQSEALHYHTCFYRRFEYIFMTDLLHAHEQTAREEHRRSILFQIVQRMHDKMDVEAILDEVFDSMDYLYPATYIKLYMSQDQNNSDPRIKPLLVHERGEDICVRSFMEGKLIVARSHDAENRIVDVGIPLKGKQGIYGVFHIEMNEEIMEESDLQLITMMVDTAGTAFENAKLHEQSNMLIQELRLINDLTQRLNKSLHLSEIYQLSEQELKEIFQAETCCILQLNDSTNDFEVMSSNVKDVFHQSFSVDYGIAGLVYRTEEPLIIANYAQFDKVSSFFMEDTGSMSLIASPIRVNGEVKGAILLGHSREHYFSYDNYRLLQMLSIHIGLALSNATLHAEVRRLANLDMLTGLYVRHYLDSVIHERQAHEFCGSLIVVDIDQFKQVNDTFGHQTGDQVLKQVSEIVTSSVRSEDVCARWGGEELAIYMPQVSVRQALDYAEVIRKRVAEETRPPVTVSSGIAEWNWMDEKVSVESLFYRADMALYSAKNGGRNRIVVEEQDVTR, via the coding sequence ATGTTAGAACATCTAAGAAGTTTACCTGCCAGCTTGAATTCACGAAGTTCGGGCGATTCCGCATCTTTTGCCGCTCCTCATTCTCATGAAGAGCATGTGTTGTGGATGCAAAAAATGGATATCACACCTTTTGATTTTTCATATTTAGGTAGCTTGCTAGAGCAGGCATACAGTGACTGGAACTCCAAAGTGGGTTCAAGGCTGGCCAGAACATCAACCTTTTACAGCGTGTGGAACACGGAAGGTGATTGCATAGGATACGATAGCTATCATGAAGCTGATCCGGGCGTAAATGCACGCAGGCTGGTATTGGAATGTTTGGATAAGAGACAGGTCCTGTCCCTTAAAGGGACAAGCGAACACGGACAATATCTTATAATAACACATCCCTTATTCTCCAGAACTAACAAGGATATGTTTGCCGTATTCACCGCTGTGATCTATGAATCCAATGGATATGAAACGTCTGAAGCTGTGGTTCAATCTGAGGCATTGCATTATCACACCTGCTTTTACCGAAGATTCGAATACATATTTATGACGGACCTGTTACATGCTCATGAACAAACAGCTCGTGAGGAACACCGGAGGTCCATTCTCTTTCAGATTGTTCAGCGAATGCATGACAAAATGGATGTCGAGGCCATATTGGATGAGGTATTTGACAGTATGGACTACTTGTACCCGGCCACTTATATCAAATTGTATATGTCTCAGGATCAGAACAACTCTGATCCACGGATTAAACCGTTGCTTGTCCACGAACGAGGAGAAGATATTTGTGTGCGTTCATTTATGGAAGGTAAGCTGATCGTTGCTCGCTCACATGATGCAGAGAACCGCATTGTAGATGTAGGGATTCCCCTGAAAGGCAAACAAGGCATATACGGTGTGTTCCATATCGAAATGAATGAAGAGATTATGGAAGAATCGGACTTGCAATTGATTACGATGATGGTAGACACTGCAGGGACGGCCTTTGAGAACGCCAAGTTGCATGAACAATCCAATATGTTAATTCAGGAACTTCGTTTAATTAATGATCTTACACAGCGGTTAAACAAGAGTCTGCATCTTTCGGAGATTTATCAACTTTCCGAGCAAGAGTTAAAGGAAATATTCCAGGCTGAAACGTGTTGCATCCTTCAACTCAATGACAGTACCAATGACTTCGAAGTCATGTCATCTAACGTGAAAGATGTTTTTCACCAATCTTTTTCTGTAGACTACGGTATCGCAGGTTTGGTGTATCGAACAGAGGAACCACTTATTATAGCCAATTATGCGCAATTTGATAAAGTGTCCTCCTTTTTCATGGAAGATACGGGATCCATGTCACTGATTGCATCACCGATCAGAGTTAATGGTGAAGTGAAGGGTGCCATTTTGCTGGGACACAGTAGAGAGCACTACTTTTCATATGATAACTATAGGCTCTTGCAGATGTTATCCATTCATATCGGGCTTGCCCTGTCAAATGCCACGCTGCATGCCGAGGTTCGGCGCTTGGCTAATCTGGATATGTTGACAGGTCTGTACGTGAGGCATTATCTGGACAGTGTGATTCACGAGCGACAGGCTCATGAATTCTGTGGCTCCCTCATTGTGGTGGATATTGATCAGTTCAAACAGGTGAATGATACATTCGGACACCAGACGGGGGATCAAGTATTGAAGCAAGTGAGTGAGATCGTCACCAGCTCTGTTCGCTCGGAGGATGTCTGCGCCAGATGGGGTGGAGAAGAACTGGCGATCTATATGCCACAGGTGAGTGTAAGGCAGGCGTTAGATTATGCGGAAGTGATTCGAAAGAGAGTCGCAGAAGAGACCCGACCGCCCGTTACGGTATCCAGTGGCATCGCAGAGTGGAATTGGATGGATGAAAAGGTCAGTGTAGAGTCCTTGTTTTATCGGGCTGATATGGCTTTGTACAGCGCCAAGAATGGTGGTCGGAACAGAATCGTTGTAGAGGAACAGGATGTAACACGTTAA
- a CDS encoding Asp23/Gls24 family envelope stress response protein gives MAEQLQLESGNIRIADDVVAKIAGMAAMETPGIAAMSGGLSEGWAKRLSGKNVQKGVSVEVGQLEAAIDLRIIVLYETPIHEVSRMLQQNVREAVETMTGLRVVEVNVKVEGVSFKGDDL, from the coding sequence ATGGCAGAACAACTTCAACTGGAGAGCGGAAACATCCGGATTGCCGATGACGTGGTTGCAAAAATTGCCGGAATGGCTGCAATGGAAACACCCGGAATTGCCGCAATGTCTGGAGGATTGTCAGAGGGCTGGGCGAAGCGACTCAGCGGTAAAAACGTACAGAAAGGCGTGAGCGTTGAGGTCGGCCAGCTGGAAGCAGCCATTGACCTGCGCATCATCGTCCTGTACGAAACCCCGATTCATGAAGTTTCCCGTATGCTTCAGCAGAATGTAAGAGAAGCGGTAGAGACCATGACCGGATTACGCGTGGTTGAAGTCAATGTAAAGGTAGAAGGCGTATCTTTCAAAGGCGACGATCTGTAG
- the cax gene encoding calcium/proton exchanger → MRNRISSILLIAFFALSAIAHYLKWDSILQFVISAISVIFVAGFLGKATENVAHYAGQRLGGFLNATFGNAAELIIAIFLVKEGLFDMVKASLTGSIIGNLLLVLGLSIFAGGLKFKIQNYNVSLAGLNGSLMIVAIIALFIPAVFLNTHSITQKDTNTLSLIVAGLLILAYIAWLLFSMVTHKNYLADVTEDRDEELPHEHAPAWSKKKSILYLVLATVMVAFVSEWLVGTLEVFTSEFGLSELFVGAFLVAIIGNAAEHSAAIMLAMKNKIGAAVEIAVGSSLQIALFVAPVLIFVSYFTGRTMDIVFTTIELVAIGVSVFIAKSITQDGSTNWYEGLLLLVVYIILGVSFFLV, encoded by the coding sequence GTGAGAAACCGGATTTCATCCATTTTGCTGATTGCATTCTTTGCACTCAGTGCCATCGCCCACTACTTGAAATGGGATTCGATTCTACAGTTCGTGATATCAGCCATTTCGGTTATTTTTGTGGCCGGTTTTTTAGGCAAAGCCACCGAAAATGTGGCCCACTACGCCGGACAGCGGCTAGGTGGATTCTTGAATGCCACCTTCGGCAATGCTGCCGAATTGATCATCGCCATTTTCCTCGTCAAAGAGGGACTGTTCGACATGGTCAAAGCAAGTCTGACAGGTTCCATCATCGGAAATCTGCTGTTAGTGCTCGGGTTAAGTATTTTTGCCGGGGGACTCAAGTTCAAAATTCAGAATTATAATGTTTCACTCGCAGGTCTGAATGGTTCCCTGATGATTGTTGCCATCATTGCCCTGTTTATTCCGGCAGTCTTTCTCAATACACATTCCATTACACAGAAAGACACCAATACACTTAGTCTCATCGTGGCCGGATTGCTCATTCTCGCGTATATTGCCTGGTTGCTATTCTCCATGGTGACGCATAAGAACTACCTTGCAGACGTTACTGAAGATCGCGATGAAGAGCTACCTCATGAGCATGCTCCGGCGTGGTCCAAGAAAAAATCTATTCTCTACCTGGTGCTCGCAACAGTCATGGTTGCCTTTGTCAGTGAATGGCTGGTTGGCACGCTCGAAGTCTTCACTTCGGAATTTGGACTTAGCGAACTGTTTGTCGGTGCATTCCTTGTCGCCATCATCGGTAATGCGGCCGAACACAGTGCAGCGATCATGCTTGCCATGAAAAATAAAATTGGAGCCGCCGTTGAAATTGCAGTCGGCAGCAGTTTGCAGATCGCACTCTTCGTTGCTCCTGTACTGATTTTTGTCAGCTACTTCACAGGCAGAACCATGGATATCGTATTTACAACGATTGAACTGGTCGCCATCGGCGTATCCGTATTTATTGCAAAGTCCATTACCCAAGATGGTTCAACGAATTGGTACGAAGGTTTACTCCTGCTCGTGGTATATATCATACTCGGTGTATCCTTCTTCCTGGTGTAA
- a CDS encoding DNA repair helicase XPB: MEGTERMVRTDACIVQRDFTVLLEVGHPGFERAREQLGMYSELVKTPAAFHTYRITPLSLWNAAALGWNADQVIASLELVSRWNVPAALIQDVRRIMDQYGKLKLHSEADHTRMRLYSEDERLLDELSGLKSIAAFRMERKDAHELLLPGEQRGLLKRELTRLGYPVLDYVGYREGTKLSFDWRSNDPGDHSERFALRSYQREAVDAFEGSEGMGGSGLLVLPCGAGKTVIGMAVLERLQCECLILTSNTTSVRQWIQEIQDKTTITSEQIGEYSGQKKQVKPVTVATYQILTHRKSKDADFTHIKLLSERQWGLIIYDEVHLLPAPVFRATADIQATRRLGLTATLVREDGCEQDVFSLIGPKLYDMPWKQLEQQGWIADVQCQEIRIPFSPELRSNYLQAEVKHQFRLAAENPAKVHVVKRLLERHRDLPALVIGQYLDQLELIAREIEAPLISGTMSQQERIKWFAAFRRGEIKTIVVSKVANFAVDLPDAAVALEISGSFGSRQEEAQRLGRILRPKAGENKAYFYALVSEDSKEQEFALNRQMFLVEQGYEYAIVHENE, translated from the coding sequence ATGGAAGGAACAGAACGTATGGTAAGAACGGATGCTTGTATCGTTCAGCGAGATTTTACAGTTTTGCTGGAAGTTGGCCACCCCGGATTCGAAAGAGCAAGAGAGCAGCTTGGGATGTATTCAGAACTGGTTAAGACACCAGCAGCGTTTCATACCTATCGAATCACTCCGTTATCGCTCTGGAATGCGGCTGCGCTGGGATGGAATGCAGATCAAGTCATCGCAAGTCTGGAGCTGGTATCCCGCTGGAACGTGCCTGCTGCACTCATACAGGATGTTCGGAGAATCATGGATCAGTATGGCAAATTAAAGCTGCATTCCGAAGCAGATCACACCAGAATGCGTCTTTACAGTGAGGATGAGCGGTTACTGGATGAATTAAGTGGATTGAAATCGATAGCTGCCTTTCGTATGGAACGTAAGGACGCTCATGAACTTTTGCTCCCAGGAGAACAGCGAGGGTTATTAAAAAGGGAATTAACACGTTTGGGATACCCCGTACTTGATTACGTGGGGTATCGAGAGGGGACCAAGCTTTCATTTGATTGGCGCTCTAATGATCCAGGGGACCACTCTGAGCGATTTGCGCTGCGTTCTTACCAGAGAGAGGCTGTGGATGCATTCGAAGGCAGTGAGGGCATGGGAGGAAGTGGTTTACTCGTACTTCCTTGTGGGGCAGGCAAAACGGTCATTGGCATGGCCGTTCTGGAGCGGCTTCAATGTGAATGCTTGATTTTGACGTCCAATACAACGTCTGTGCGACAGTGGATTCAGGAAATTCAAGACAAAACCACGATTACCAGCGAACAGATTGGTGAGTATTCAGGTCAGAAAAAACAGGTGAAACCTGTGACTGTAGCTACATATCAGATTCTTACACACCGGAAATCAAAGGATGCTGATTTTACACATATCAAACTGCTCAGTGAGCGGCAATGGGGGCTGATCATATATGATGAAGTACATTTGCTGCCAGCACCAGTGTTTCGTGCAACTGCGGATATTCAAGCTACGCGAAGGCTGGGATTAACCGCCACATTGGTTCGAGAGGATGGCTGTGAACAGGATGTGTTTTCGTTGATTGGTCCAAAGCTCTATGATATGCCGTGGAAACAACTGGAGCAGCAAGGGTGGATTGCCGATGTACAATGTCAGGAGATACGTATCCCGTTTTCCCCGGAACTAAGATCAAATTATCTGCAAGCCGAGGTTAAACATCAATTTCGATTGGCTGCCGAGAATCCGGCGAAGGTACATGTAGTTAAGCGTTTGCTGGAACGTCATCGGGATTTGCCTGCGCTAGTGATTGGACAATATCTGGATCAGTTAGAGTTGATTGCCCGGGAAATTGAAGCACCTCTGATCTCGGGAACCATGTCACAGCAAGAGCGAATCAAATGGTTTGCCGCTTTTCGACGAGGGGAGATTAAAACGATTGTTGTATCCAAAGTTGCCAATTTTGCTGTGGATCTGCCCGATGCTGCTGTTGCACTTGAGATATCCGGAAGTTTCGGGTCAAGACAGGAAGAGGCACAGCGTTTGGGGAGAATTCTGAGACCAAAAGCTGGAGAAAACAAAGCATATTTCTATGCACTGGTATCAGAGGACAGTAAGGAACAGGAGTTTGCATTAAATCGTCAGATGTTCTTGGTGGAGCAGGGATATGAATATGCCATCGTGCATGAGAACGAATAG